A window of the Gossypium hirsutum isolate 1008001.06 chromosome A03, Gossypium_hirsutum_v2.1, whole genome shotgun sequence genome harbors these coding sequences:
- the LOC107963946 gene encoding actin-depolymerizing factor 2, whose translation MANAASGMAVHDDCKLKFLELKAKRTYRYIVFKIEEKQKQVVVEKLGEPSQSYDDFTSSLPADECRYAVYDFDFVTAENCQKSRIFFIAWSPDTSRVRSKMIYASSKDRFKRELDGIQIELQATDPTEMGLDVIRSRAN comes from the exons ATG GCTAATGCAGCGTCTGGAATGGCTGTGCATGATGACTGCAAACTGAAGTTCCTTGAGTTAAAGGCCAAAAGAACATACCGCTACATAGTATTCAAGATTGAGGAGAAACAGAAGCAGGTTGTTGTAGAAAAGCTTGGTGAGCCAAGTCAAAGCTATGATGATTTCACTTCAAGCCTCCCTGCTGATGAATGTCGGTATGCTGTCTATGATTTTGACTTTGTGACTGCTGAGAATTGCCAAAAAAGCAGGATTTTCTTCATTGCATG GTCTCCTGACACCTCAAGGGTGAGAAGCAAGATGATTTATGCAAGCTCAAAGGACAGGTTCAAGAGAGAGTTGGACGGTATTCAAATAGAGCTGCAGGCAACTGACCCGACTGAGATGGGACTTGATGTTATTCGAAGCCGTGCCAACTAA